GGCTGGGCAAGTGGGTCGCTTCATAAGataggatcactcagcggtcacccatccaagcagcagcctcgtccaacgttgcttgattcggttatctcgcgataactgCTGAGCCCGCTATACTGATGACCATTCAAATATTATCAATTCtactttttagtaatataatattagtgtttttttttactttccagCTACAAATCGGAGAAAAACAGTTCTTAATTAATTTCGAAGGCAAGACGAATAATGATAGTAGTTTTGCATTTACGAACAACAGAGCCTCTGTTGTCACTCTTCACTTTTCAGACTTTTTCATGATCTCtacaaatattatacacttaGCAGAAATATACTTTTCAATATTGGTGGCCAATAAAGTCAATACTTCAAAGGTTATTACACGAATATActagtacaaaaaaataaaagataaacatATGTAATTAGTAAGTGAGTATAAAAACAGTGAAACATAAAGGTAACCTCAgtgttaaacaataaacaaggatgTCGTTTAACGGGCCACCACTATCTGGGACCGGCCATTAGTGAAGGTAATCTCGCAAGTTGCCGCGCCCCAGACTACAGTCAGGGTTAATGAGGTTTCTGGGCAAAAAGGTTTTCGGTCCTCTTTTATCTATTCTCATTCTAATATAGCTTTGTTCCTATTTAATCCTGGTATTTACGCAAAGTTTATTATACCGAATGGTCTAATTCATAAATTAACACGTTTTCTAACCAAAACACGAAATCCAATTTTGTCAATATTAAATAGAACTATCTTCTGAAATTACATATTCAGCTAAATTGAGAGATGAAATAGTTAATGTAAAGTTTTCTACCACGAACGGGaagtattgaattaaaatttaatcgattcgactttttaaataatcaaaactataTGTGGACAGTGACGTAGGCATAGAGATGCATGGTTGTAATTTCCCCGAAATTTTTTGTTAACAGATAAATAtttgttgtcacaaataaatttgATCAAAATTCGAAAAAGTACGCAAAAATCATAGCTCAACATTATAGTCTGATTAATGGGAAACTATTTCGTTAATTAATGGATACAGCCTGGCCCTAAGTAACCCAACAATTTCAGTCAGCGCCTAATAAACTAGAACCCACTTAAATTATCGGGCCCTCTACGACGATAGTTATAACTCATCGCAATGCCTCTAGAACATTTGAACAAAAAAGGCATTCCTGTTGCGTGGTGTTCGATAGAGCATGTGTTACTTAATGCCTTTGATCAACTATAAAAATCAATGTTGCTCTTCAAAGCCTTTATTTTATACTTGATTTTAAGATTTGCCTGAGATATGCTTCTGATTTACTACAGTCAAAGTCAAGTACCTATTCTACGTgcttatatgtatgtattaatgaaacaagaaataactAATCCATAGCTGGGAATTGATGTACGGAAAAAGTGAGCACCCAGACTACCCTTTGTGTTGTCAGAGGTCAGGTAGCAAATCTTTCAACGGTAAAAATCAAAATTAGGAGGCGCAGCCCTAGCGTCAGACCTCAAAAATAACTGATATAATCTCCCAGACCTCAGTACACTTTTATTGTATGAATGATTTGTCTCCTgtgttattaatacaattaaagataATATCTTCTGTGGACAATTCTCTTATGCGATGATGTAGGCCTATATAAAGTATTCCTAAGCGTATATTTGGCGCACACtaactattgtttttatataaattccttAACCTTTTCCATGAAGTCTCTTCTGAGGCTAAAATGCTAAAACATATTCCTTATGGGTATTATCAGTCTAAAAGTGTATCCTGATCAGAATTACCTTTATCAAACTCCTTTCATCTATATATCCTGGGTAATGCTTTCTAAGAAACTGGCTATTGATGTCTATAACACTTTTTAGCTTGATGAAAAATTTCGATTATTAGCCTAagattatcaaaatataatgtgTGCAGTGTGGTAAgttcagaaattaaatgtttccaatgataataaaatatatgttttgttatatttttattggaggGGCAGGAAATAAATAGAAACCCAATATTTGTCACTAGAATGTTagattttgaaatgattcgttGAAATGTCAGACCGGGTCACAATAGCGTTTCAGGTGATAGGACTCAGCGTTCATACATATAGCCTACACATTTGTACGATTGTTGTCGCACGTCACACTGCAATGACGCTCTTGCCTTTGGTTGCAGCAGTGTGTTTGGTTCTGTTAGAATTATTACTAAAgcaaataatatacatacatttctGTAAAATTCTACTATCAAGCAACTTTTCAGAATTtccaaatcatattatataaGATAACATACAGTCTAAAACACAATTCTTTTACTAACTAtggatttgacaacatttttgcTCATCTTAGGTCAATTTGGCTATTGATCCTATATATAGTTCCCACATTGTAACACAAAACAATGTTTGAATCAACGCTCAATCTCGTTTGATCGATGAGTTAGAAGCGTTTCCATTATACACACCTCCGCCAGGTATACCCTTCCTTACGTTGTGGATATCACGTAGACATTTCATTATCACTGaggtttaacatttaaataatcaaaacaaaatcaccGTCATGCTTTTCAGTGTTTGACTCCATTTAGATTTCGTACTCAATTGGTTTCTGCCTTTGACAAAGGAGAACCCATATACCAAGTATCAGGGTTCTAGAATTTATCTAACATTAGTTATCACTCAAACAGATAAAGATAAATATGGGTGGATTGCCCTAGTTTTGATCCCACTATCGAGAAAGTTCATCTTTGGATTAGATGAATTTACATTCCTAGTTTTAGGgcttgtttaaattaaaagttatcgctcaaatatacaaaacatacagGTTTAAAAAATCCATAGGGTGCATACGGAGACTGAGAGGAAACATATTGAAACAAAGTATATAACGCAACTTTTCGAGAATCGTCTTCGTCAGATGCgatgataattaataatataaaaagaaagaaaaacaggAAAATTTTCAGATTCAACAATTTCAGATGGCACGCCCTGAGGCCGCAGAAAGTGCCGATATTGAATTTCTTGTTAGTGTCCCACTGTCACCTGTTCTGGTGTGACGTGTGATAGTGATCTTAACTTCTCGTGTTCGTGACTTGCGTCCTGTTCAGTGACAATGCCTTGGTTAATGTTTCGTGTTTTACATTCTGTTATATTCGCCCCTgaatttcaatcctcgaaacgttatgttatgaatttttaacatataacgctGGAAAATGACACAACTAAACATTTTGTTAAGGTCCTGTCATCTTTAATAAAAAGGTATGTACGATCAATGCTGTTGTAAATTTGATTGTGAAATCATAGCAGTTCAGTATAGATCAGTTAGTTGGTCAACGTTAACCCATTGGAGACTGAGATTTTAACGCTATTGTGACAACCCAggactgagtttttttttgtttaaaaaacgtttaatagtttttttcagttATGGTGGTATAACTTAcctgtaaaaagtttttgttgtggaattcatgtgtggtatatatttacaaataactacaaatacatttttactttttttagtatttatttactgtatgaaaaatttcaaaacagttctCCAAATGTAaaggaactttacattttttacattggtaaatTGTTTCTGATCGCCTTCCGTGATCATAACACACTTTACATCTTTTGGATGGTCTAGCTTTGTTTGTTGGaggaattttttcaatgaaatgtccCCATTGTTTACATTGTAGCCTCATTGGTTGGTCTAGTGAAGGCCTCCCTCCTGTAGGCCTATCAGGAAGCTGAACTGTTGATAGTAAACTGGTCAACAATGTTTAGCCTAAATTCTGAaagatgaattttctttttagtgACCAAGTTGTGTACAATACTAGCATTACATAATGCAatatcaaaaaggtaaaaaaaatatttttttgtaccctTTGGCACTCCTACGCATTACTGGAAAGGAGGAAAGTTTTTGGTCCTGCTTGTCTACCCCACACATATACTTGTTGTAATCTACAACAACATTTGGTTTGAGGCTTACTACtggattttgttttctactttctCGCTGAGAAGTTACTTCTTGGAAATCTGGTCTCTCGTGGTATGTTGAAAGCATTGTCACATCCTTCCTATCTTTCCATTTCAGACACAACATGTTATTACTTGAGCGAAATGTTATTTCTCCTTTcttcagtttttctttttttatttccttgggaACATTTTTTCTATTGGCTCTCAATGTACCAATGCAATAAGTATCTCTGTTTAGGAGCTCCAAAAAAAGGTTTGGCGATGAATACCAATTGTCCATAAACATAAGTCGACCTTCACCAACTAAGTCTTCTGTCATTGTCAAAACAACTTGTTCACTAACTAGCATTGTAGTGTCATTGGTAATTTCCTTCCCAGTGTATATCTTGAAATTGTAGCAGTACCCTGTTACAGAATCACATACCTTATAAATCTTAATTCCAAACCTAGCCCTTTTTGAAGGGTTGAATTGGATGTAGGCTAACCTTCCTCGGAAGGACATCAAACTTTCgtcaatacaacaaaactttcCAGGTTTGAATACCCTTTTGAATGatgacaaaagtaattcaacaactgGTCGGATTTTCCTTAGTTTGTCAGTTTGCAGAAGTGAGGATGAAAAGTGTAAGTATCTAGAAATAGATTTGAATCTGTCGCGTGACATAACCTCACTATAGATAGgacaatgaattatttgtctGCGAGACCAATAGtcagttactttttgtttttgggttttgtGACATCAAAACAACAAGGCTAAAGTAAGCCTTCATTTCATCCTTGGTTACATCAGtccaattattattaggcctaacaTCACCTCCACCAAGAATTTTCTCCCTAGCATACTTGTTAGTTTCACTTACAACTTTATCCCAGAACTCATTGGTTAGAAATTGATTCAATACATCTAGCTCTGTACAATCAGCATTCAATTGCCTGGAAACAATTGGATTTATACCTGAATTTCCAGTAAAGTTGATTTGCCTTACTGTGTTTGTGTCATTTGTCCAGGTCCAAGTTTGGAGGTTAGGCCTATTGTCATTGTCGTCATCGTCATCACTACTATCACTTCGCCCGTCATTGTCACTGATTTCATCATTATCGTCATTGATATTCACAGTTTCGCCATCTAAATCACCACTATCACTATCACTTTCATTCAGTACATTATCCACATACGCAGATAACTCCGACGAACGGAGAAACACTTCATCGCGAGACGCCATGTTGCTCGACTGATCGCTGTTCTATTGCAAACAGTTACGGTATTCAGGTTTATGTTCGGTTTTTGCATTCAGTTTCTTGTATTCGGATGTTAGATACCGAATAatacgcccccccccccccccacccccccccccccccacccccccccccccccacccccccccccccccacccccccccccccccacccccccccccccccaccccaaaagaactttttttaaactgaGTAAGAAAATCGTAACAATTATAATACCTACAGTAACGTTAATTAAAGATACTGAACCAAGtccaaagaaatgtttaaaagttgaCCAATACTATACAATAGTAAGtgctataaatatttaagtaaaagttATGTGTGTTTGTTTGCTTACAggtgttcatatttctttaaaataggatatttgaataagttttaatttgtgaGGATATCTTTTACTTTTCATTTAGGACGATGgtcataaacttaattttaaatttttactaatattttattgataagacGAGAAAAATATTAGATGATTAAACtttcaataaacataacaacaaaaaatGGTATTTTGATCAAAGTGTTTTGTggtaattaacattttaaaggaTGCACTCTTAATAGGGATGAGGTTATTTATGGATCTTTTCGAAAGAACATTGATAATCCCTGGCCCTGACAAAAATTTCATAGCTTTAAAGCATTGtcttgtagattttgtaaaacattCCTATTTATAACCTCATTTTTTCCTGAGTTAAGTACCTGTTCTCAAGTCAATAGATAATCATCCTGCTTTTCCATTCTAGAACTTTTCATAGCAGCCTAATCTTCTAATCAAGAACTTTTGTACGTAATGTTAAGTAATATAAACCTGTTGCCTACAAGTATTTGTGCCCACTTCGAGACGTGTAGATAATCaaaaagctaaataaataatattacgttttcCGCTTACTTACAAAGAAAACagacatcataaataaattagtatataattatcaaaagaaaatttcaaaatctcCCTCGTTTAAATCTTCGCATAGTCGACATTTTTGATTGTCTTATGCTACACTAGGAATTTTAGTCCATTTCCTGCTTTTGAAGTTACAATCTTCTTTACATTGTCTGTTTGTATCTCTGAAACTAAACGTTTTAGGAAGacctaaatcaaatcaaaactgGGGAACTATCAAGGATCCTCTCAGTCCAGTGGATGGGAGATCTTGGGTACTGTTGGTCAAAGAAATTCTGCATTTCATGAGTATTCATGGAAACATTCAATCTTAAAAACACGATAAATGGGATAGAAAAAGGTGTAACCATAAGGCCACATAAACAGTACACAAGACAACAGTATAGGTGAACAAATGTAATGGTATTGGACGATTCTAATGCAAGTAATGCGAAAACAACGAAAACGTGGAAAATTCATGAAATACATGATGCGTAAAGTTAAGGTAACTTCCTCCTATCTTATCCCAATTTTCCCTATAAACGATTCATGGGCGATAACAAGTGTACTATCAAAACCTGTTTCTTTTTCACTAGATctataattcctaaaaaaaaaaaaaaaaaaaaaaaaaaaaaaaaaaaaaaaaaaaaaaaaaaaaaaaaaaaaactgcccaCTTTATCAATTATTATCCTGTAAcctatatgatataatattaaatcacCGATGTATGTATTATCCGAATGCTTTAATATAAGCTCGTATGTTGATGATTTATACTTGATATATATTGTTATGGGGACTAAAGAGATGATTCCATTCACGTTTCTTATCAGTGTTAGTTATTGCAGAAAACTCCAACTCCGCAACACACCGTGTTCTTTGGATACAAACCGAAATCTTGACACCTCCCAAGAAACATATTCTTACGTATCTAGACTCTACGGATGAGAATTTTCGAAGTAGTGCTGGTTACAATCCTGTTGATTCTGCTAATATTTCAG
This Homalodisca vitripennis isolate AUS2020 chromosome 3, UT_GWSS_2.1, whole genome shotgun sequence DNA region includes the following protein-coding sequences:
- the LOC124358034 gene encoding putative uncharacterized protein DDB_G0287265, which translates into the protein MASRDEVFLRSSELSAYVDNVLNESDSDSGDLDGETVNINDDNDEISDNDGRSDSSDDDDDNDNRPNLQTWTWTNDTNTVRQINFTGNSGINPIVSRQLNADCTELDVLNQFLTNEFWDKVVSETNKYAREKILGGGDVRPNNNWTDVTKDEMKAYFSLVVLMSQNPKTKSN